The Opitutus sp. ER46 genome segment GATCGCAGCGATACCAACGCCGCCTCCCGCGAAATCCGACAACAATTCTCCGCAGTCTCGGTCGTCTTGCCTCCCGAATCAGTTTTCGCGTCAGCGAAAACTGCGAAAACTGCGAAAACTGCTGAGCAGGCTTCGACTGATCACGATCCGCTGCACTTCGCTCGAGCCTTCGCCGATTTCGCTGAGCCGCGCGTCGCGCCAGTAACGCTCCACGGGAATATCGCGCGTGTAACCGTAGCCGCCGTGAATCTGCAGCGCGCGATTGCAGATTCGCGAAGCGGCTTCGCTCGCGAAGAGTTTCGCAATCGATGATTCGCGCGTATGCCGCACTCCCAGCGTCGCGAGCCGCGCCGCTTCGAGGACCAGCAACTCCGCGGCGCGCAACTCCGTCTCGCAATCCGCGAGCATGAACTGCACGGCCTGAAAATCCGCGAGGTGCTTGCCGAATTGCTTGCGCGTCGTCGCATGCTTCAGCGCCGCATCGAGCGCCGCGCGCGCGAGCCCGAGCGAAACCGCGGCCACACCAATGCGCCCTTTGTCGAGGCACGCGAGCGCGCCGGTGTGTCCCGATCCGCGCTCACCGAGCATCTCGGCGCGCGCATTCACCAACTTGAACTCGCTCGTCTCGCTCGCGCGCAGGCCGCACGTCGGCACTTTGCGCACGGGCCGGATCTGTGACTTCTCGACAAGAAACGCGCTGATCTCCTTCCGCCGCTCCTCCTCGCCCGCCCGTCCGCCGTCCACCTTCGCCACGCCGCCGGCGGACAGCCCCGCCGCTCGCCTCCGGCCCCCGTCCTTCGCCAGCCCTCCGGCTTCCGACTTCCGACCTCCGTCCTCCGACTTCCGGCCTCCGGCTTCTGGCTTCTGGCCTCCGGTTGCCTCCGAGTCCGACCGCGCCATCACCACGAGCACGTCCGCCTTTCGCCCGAGCGTGATGAAGCGCTTGAAGCCATTCAGCACCCAGCCGCCGTCGCCATCCGGCCGCGCCACGGTCTGCACGCCGCCCGAATCGCTCCCTGCCTCGGGCTCGGTCAGCGCCCACGCCCCGAGCCACTCGCCGTTCACCAGCTTCGGAAATACCCGCCGGTGCTGCGCCTTGCTGCCGCGCAAAAGAATGTGCCCGACCGCCAGCGCGTTGTGCGCGGCAATGTCGATCGCAAGCGCACCCTGGTAGCGCGCGAGTTCGCGGATCGCCAGCGCGTACGCCGCATAGCCGAAGCCGCGGCCGCCCAACGTCCGCGGCACCGTCACGCCGAGCAGTCCGACTTCTCCCGCGGCCTGAAACACCGAGCGCGGCAGTTCCTCCGCCTCGTCCCACGCCGCGGCATGCGGCGCGACTTCGTCCGTCGCAAAGACGGCAACGCGGTTCAGGAAGGCGCGCTCGGCGGCGCTGAGGTGGCCGCGCCAGGGTGAGTTCTGGTCGGCAACGAGGTCGATCGTGGGGTTCGTCATGGGTGGGAACTCCCGGCGCGGAACGAGTGTGGGGTTGAGGGGAAACCCGCCCCGGGGCCGCGCACGTTGCCGCACTTGCCTCGACGCGCAACCGCCCGCGCCCGCCTCCTGCCGGGCTTTACGCCTAAAGGATGAAAGGCCGACCCGGCGCGGCGCCCCATTTGCCGGAACCGCAACTCTGGGTAGCGTCCCCGCCATGGCTGTAGCCGTACCCCCGCGCCGCAACCGCCGTTCCCCCACCCCGCCCCGCATCCTGACCGCCGTGCCGCTTTGCGACGGACACGACAGCGCCGTCATGACCGTCAACCATGAGCTGGTCCGGCATGGCGCAGAAGTCGTGTACCTCGGCTACCACCAATCCGCGGCCGCCATCGCTCGCGCCGCCGTACAGGAGGACGTCGATGCCGTGGGCATCAGCAGTTACAACGGCGGCCACCTCGTCTTCTTCCGCGAAGTGCTCGCCGAACTCCGTGCCCGCAGCGGCGCCGACATCCCCGTTTTCGGCGGCGGGGGTGGCACGATCACCGCCGCCGACGCCCGCCTCCTGCAGCGCGCCGGCGTGGCCCGCATCTTCTTCGCCGGCACTCCCCTGGCGGCGATGGTCGACGAGCTGTTCCGCCACGCCTCCACGCGCCGGCGTCTCGCCGCTGGCAACGGCGACCGCGCACTCGGCCGCGCCATTTCGCTCGCGGAGAACGAGTCGTCTGCCGCCGCTCGCGCCCACGCGACGAGCCGCCGCGTCGCACCTCGTTCGCCTTTCGTCCTCGGCGTCGCCGGGCCAGGCGGCGCCGGCAAATCCACGCTCATCGACGAGCTCACCGCGCGCTTTCTTCACGACCAACGCGCCGGACGTCTCGCCATCCTCGCCAACGATCCCTCCCAGCCCGGCTCCGGCGGCGCGCTCCTCGGCGACCGCGTCGCCGCCATTTACGCGCAGAACGACCGCGTCTTCTTCCGCTCGCTCGGGACCCGCGGTGCCCAGGCCGGCCGCTCCGCCGCATTGCCGGGCGCGCTCCAGGTCCTGCGCGAGCGCGGCGGCTTCGATCTGATCATCGTCGAGTCCGTCGGCATCGGGCAGGAGAGCGATCCGTTTGGCACGCTGGGACGCGACGAGCGCGCGCTCGTCGACGCCGTGCTCTTCGTGCTGCCGCCGCACTACGGCGGGCGCATCCAGCTCGAAAAGACCGCCCTGCTCCATGGCGCCGATTTCGTCGCGCTCAACAAGTGCGACGATCCGCGCTGCGGCACCGCGCGCGCCGAGCTCGCGGCCTCCCTCGTCCGCGACACGCCCCCGCCCGCGCTGCATCTCACCACCGCCGCGCGCCACGACGACCCGGGCGTCGATCAGCTCTACGCCGCCATCGCCGCGCGCGCCGGGCTCTCCCCACCGGGCGGCGAGCGCCCGTGTCTGCTCTGCGTCGAGACTTGAGCCGCCTCCTGTTCCCCATGCCCCTCCTCTCGCAAGTCGCCGATGCCGTCACCGCCTACAACCGGCACGTGGCCGCCGAGACCGATCGCGCCCGGCGTGATCCCGTGTTCGCCGCCGAACTCGGCCAACGCTGGTCCACGCTGCGGGACAGCGTGCGCCCCACCCGCTCGCCCACCGGCACGCCGGTACCGAGGCTCGCGCTGCCGGACACCGACGAACCCGGCGCCGTTGCCCAGTACCTGCTCGGCGAGGGCGCGCCGGGCGAGTTCCCGTTCGCCAACGCCGCCTATCGCGAAATGTACCTCGCGCCCGACGCCGCGGCCGGCGCGCCTCCGCCCGGGGAGGAGCCGATGCGGCTGTTCGCCGGCCTCGGCCTGGCGGAAGACACCAACACGCGTTTCCGCTTTCTCGCGCGGCACCAGCCAAGCCTGCGGCTCTCCACCGCGTTCGACGGCCCGACGTTGTACGGCCTCGACAGCGATCACCCCGGCGTGCTCGGCAAGGTTGGCGAAGGCGGCGTGGCGATCGACACGGTCGACGATATGGCGCGGCTCTTCGCCGGCTTCGACCTGACCGCGCCCAACGCTTCGGTCTCGATGACGATCAACGGTCCCGGGCCCGCGATCCTCGCCATGTACGTCGCCGCGGCGCGCCGCCGCTTCGGCGAGGACTGCGTCGTGAAACTCCGCGGCACGATCCAGGCCGACATTCTCAAGGAAGTGCAGGCCCAGAACGAGGTGCTGTTTCCCGTCGAGGCCTCGCTGCGCTTCCTCGGCGATATGATCGCGTGGTGCACCACCGCGATGCCGCGGTTCTATCCGATCAGCATCAGCGGCTACCACATCGCCGAGGCGGGTGCCACGCCCGTGCAGCAGGCCGCGTTCACCCTGAGCAATGCGTTTGCCTACGTGGAGATGCTCCGCGCACGGGGCCTCGACGTGAATGCCTTCGGTCCGCGGTTGTCCTTCTTTCTGGATTGCGGACTCGACGTGGAATACGCGGTCCTCGGCCGCGTCTGCCGCCGGATCTGGGCCATTGGGATGCGTGACGCCATCGGCGCCGCCGAGCCCGCCCAGCGGCTCAAGCTGCACACGCAAACCAGCGGGCGCTCGCTCATCGCCGCCGAGTTCAAGAACAACCTCACCCGCACCGCCGTGGAGCTGTTCCTCGCGTACCTCAACGCCACCAACTCCTGCCACAGCAACAGCGCCGACGAGCCGTTCACCACGCCCACCGAGGAGTACGTGCGCCTCGCGTCCCACGCGCAGTCCATCCTGCTCGAGGAGAGCGGACTCTTCCGCCACACGATGAATCTCTTCGCGGGCGCGCCGGGATTGAAGGCGCTCGAACGAGCCGTCGAACAGGAAGTCCTGGCCGTCTTCCGCGAGATCGACGCGCTCGGCGGCGTGATCCCAGCGATGGAACAGCGTTACCAGCGCAGCCGCATCCAGGAGGCCGCGCACCACTACGAGCAGCAGGTCAACTCCGGCGCGCGCGCGATCATCGGGCTCAACCGCTATGCCGGCGA includes the following:
- a CDS encoding methylmalonyl-CoA mutase family protein, with amino-acid sequence MPLLSQVADAVTAYNRHVAAETDRARRDPVFAAELGQRWSTLRDSVRPTRSPTGTPVPRLALPDTDEPGAVAQYLLGEGAPGEFPFANAAYREMYLAPDAAAGAPPPGEEPMRLFAGLGLAEDTNTRFRFLARHQPSLRLSTAFDGPTLYGLDSDHPGVLGKVGEGGVAIDTVDDMARLFAGFDLTAPNASVSMTINGPGPAILAMYVAAARRRFGEDCVVKLRGTIQADILKEVQAQNEVLFPVEASLRFLGDMIAWCTTAMPRFYPISISGYHIAEAGATPVQQAAFTLSNAFAYVEMLRARGLDVNAFGPRLSFFLDCGLDVEYAVLGRVCRRIWAIGMRDAIGAAEPAQRLKLHTQTSGRSLIAAEFKNNLTRTAVELFLAYLNATNSCHSNSADEPFTTPTEEYVRLASHAQSILLEESGLFRHTMNLFAGAPGLKALERAVEQEVLAVFREIDALGGVIPAMEQRYQRSRIQEAAHHYEQQVNSGARAIIGLNRYAGEPSLPNVPLARTSPRRQRLQVDRLSAFKRRHARRAPDALQRLENVARTPQGNVFAELLRTVEVCSLGQITACLQSVLGQYRPAV
- a CDS encoding cobalamin-dependent protein (Presence of a B(12) (cobalamin)-binding domain implies dependence on cobalamin itself, in one of its several forms, or in some unusual lineages, dependence on a cobalamin-like analog.); this translates as MAVAVPPRRNRRSPTPPRILTAVPLCDGHDSAVMTVNHELVRHGAEVVYLGYHQSAAAIARAAVQEDVDAVGISSYNGGHLVFFREVLAELRARSGADIPVFGGGGGTITAADARLLQRAGVARIFFAGTPLAAMVDELFRHASTRRRLAAGNGDRALGRAISLAENESSAAARAHATSRRVAPRSPFVLGVAGPGGAGKSTLIDELTARFLHDQRAGRLAILANDPSQPGSGGALLGDRVAAIYAQNDRVFFRSLGTRGAQAGRSAALPGALQVLRERGGFDLIIVESVGIGQESDPFGTLGRDERALVDAVLFVLPPHYGGRIQLEKTALLHGADFVALNKCDDPRCGTARAELAASLVRDTPPPALHLTTAARHDDPGVDQLYAAIAARAGLSPPGGERPCLLCVET
- a CDS encoding acyl-CoA dehydrogenase family protein; its protein translation is MTNPTIDLVADQNSPWRGHLSAAERAFLNRVAVFATDEVAPHAAAWDEAEELPRSVFQAAGEVGLLGVTVPRTLGGRGFGYAAYALAIRELARYQGALAIDIAAHNALAVGHILLRGSKAQHRRVFPKLVNGEWLGAWALTEPEAGSDSGGVQTVARPDGDGGWVLNGFKRFITLGRKADVLVVMARSDSEATGGQKPEAGGRKSEDGGRKSEAGGLAKDGGRRRAAGLSAGGVAKVDGGRAGEEERRKEISAFLVEKSQIRPVRKVPTCGLRASETSEFKLVNARAEMLGERGSGHTGALACLDKGRIGVAAVSLGLARAALDAALKHATTRKQFGKHLADFQAVQFMLADCETELRAAELLVLEAARLATLGVRHTRESSIAKLFASEAASRICNRALQIHGGYGYTRDIPVERYWRDARLSEIGEGSSEVQRIVISRSLLSSFRSFRSFR